The following coding sequences lie in one Eubacterium ventriosum genomic window:
- a CDS encoding recombinase family protein codes for MDVKVIKASDEPVIRDRKFEGNALEFNRKRVAAYVRVSTDDEEQLNSFTSQKQYYQEKISQSKEWILVGIYADEGITGTKTKKRDDFLRMINDCMNGKIDIILTKSISRFSRNLVDTIQYVRMLKSKGVTVIFEKENINTSTMESEMQLALLSTLAQNEVESLSANVKMGVKMKMRRGELMGFNGCLGYDYHKEDKSITVNEEEAETVRLIFDLYLSGMGGISIAKELKRQCRLNKKGVCKWTDSGVIGIIKNEKYKGDLLLGKTYTVDPISKRRLENRGEEDKFYIENHHEPIVSREVWDRAQEIRKGRYRSAVNNDPVIRIRNNKMYALSSMCECGFCGEIYTRRIHHQSRSTLKPVWKCSNQIRNGIAACEHSRAIDESIIENSFLEMMSLMADNFDDVLDNLLATIEESLNSDDCVNKLKRIDKSLAKQEDKRNKLTDMMLDDKINEEAYNKKYEELSYNISKLKNEKRMLTDNNLNQKTIKNRMCEIRNNIKDAKVFDEFDRVVFESIVKKVIVGTVLDDGTIEPYKLTFVLKGMSDVEVTCK; via the coding sequence ATGGATGTCAAGGTTATTAAAGCGAGTGATGAACCTGTTATTAGAGATAGAAAATTTGAAGGAAACGCACTTGAATTTAATAGGAAAAGAGTGGCGGCTTATGTTAGGGTAAGCACAGATGATGAAGAACAGCTAAATAGTTTTACGTCACAAAAGCAATATTATCAAGAAAAAATATCTCAAAGTAAAGAATGGATTTTAGTTGGCATTTATGCTGATGAGGGAATTACAGGAACTAAAACAAAAAAGCGAGATGATTTTTTGAGAATGATTAACGATTGTATGAATGGAAAAATAGATATTATACTTACAAAATCAATATCAAGATTTTCAAGAAATTTAGTTGATACCATACAATATGTTAGAATGCTTAAAAGTAAAGGCGTCACAGTTATTTTTGAAAAAGAAAATATAAATACTTCAACGATGGAAAGCGAGATGCAATTAGCTTTATTATCAACGCTTGCTCAGAATGAGGTGGAATCCTTATCGGCTAATGTAAAAATGGGAGTCAAGATGAAGATGAGGCGTGGAGAATTAATGGGATTTAATGGTTGCCTTGGATATGATTATCATAAAGAAGACAAGTCTATTACAGTTAATGAAGAGGAAGCTGAAACAGTGCGGCTTATATTTGATTTATATTTGTCAGGTATGGGAGGAATATCAATTGCCAAAGAACTAAAAAGACAATGTAGATTGAATAAAAAAGGAGTTTGTAAATGGACTGATAGTGGTGTAATAGGAATAATAAAAAATGAAAAGTATAAAGGAGATTTGTTATTAGGAAAGACATATACTGTTGATCCAATCTCAAAAAGACGTCTGGAAAACAGAGGTGAAGAAGACAAATTTTATATTGAGAATCATCATGAGCCTATAGTATCAAGAGAGGTTTGGGATAGAGCACAGGAAATAAGAAAAGGTAGATACAGAAGTGCGGTAAATAATGACCCTGTAATACGTATAAGAAATAATAAAATGTATGCTCTCAGTAGTATGTGCGAATGTGGTTTTTGTGGAGAAATTTATACAAGAAGAATACATCATCAATCAAGAAGTACATTAAAACCAGTATGGAAATGTTCAAATCAAATAAGAAATGGAATAGCAGCGTGTGAGCATAGTAGGGCAATTGATGAGTCAATAATAGAAAATTCTTTTTTAGAGATGATGAGTTTAATGGCAGATAATTTTGATGATGTATTAGACAATTTGTTGGCAACTATTGAAGAATCTTTAAACAGTGATGACTGTGTAAATAAGTTAAAACGCATAGATAAATCGTTGGCAAAGCAAGAGGATAAACGTAATAAATTGACCGATATGATGTTGGATGATAAAATTAATGAAGAAGCCTACAATAAAAAATATGAAGAGTTGTCATACAATATTTCAAAGTTAAAAAATGAAAAGAGAATGCTAACAGATAATAATTTGAATCAAAAAACTATTAAAAACCGAATGTGTGAAATTCGTAATAATATAAAAGATGCAAAAGTATTTGATGAATTTGACAGAGTTGTTTTTGAGAGCATTGTAAAAAAAGTTATAGTAGGCACGGTGCTCGATGATGGTACAATAGAACCATATAAACTAACATTTGTTCTGAAAGGAATGAGCGATGTTGAGGTAACATGTAAATAA
- a CDS encoding type II toxin-antitoxin system PemK/MazF family toxin: MKQIIRGDVIYVDLGQHPKTSIQSGVRPCVVVSNNKNNKYSNTLSVCPCTSRVPKKKIITHILVTPKDVKGYFEEESLLLVEQITVVAKKKIISKVGHIPETSEVMKKVNDAIIKQLGVDM; encoded by the coding sequence ATGAAGCAAATTATTAGAGGAGATGTTATATATGTGGATTTAGGTCAACATCCGAAAACTTCGATACAGTCAGGTGTTCGTCCGTGTGTAGTAGTAAGCAATAATAAAAATAATAAATATTCAAATACATTATCAGTTTGTCCTTGCACAAGCAGAGTACCAAAGAAAAAAATTATAACACACATATTGGTTACACCAAAGGATGTGAAAGGATACTTTGAAGAAGAATCATTATTGTTAGTAGAACAAATTACAGTTGTGGCAAAAAAGAAAATAATAAGTAAAGTTGGGCATATTCCAGAAACATCAGAAGTCATGAAAAAAGTGAATGACGCGATAATAAAACAGCTTGGAGTTGATATGTAA
- a CDS encoding recombinase family protein: protein MSKRKKSINVIAYLSVANATDKNVDWKEEKQLNYISEYAKAHNLRIIKIMHKNIMGCSVVNTHFNKMVREIQNEKADGILVCNMAAISQNIEDAYQKIGKVIQAGGQIITVDEGKLNLQLKIGEKA from the coding sequence ATGAGTAAAAGAAAGAAAAGTATAAATGTGATTGCATACTTATCTGTGGCGAATGCAACAGATAAAAATGTGGATTGGAAAGAAGAAAAACAGCTTAATTACATTAGTGAATATGCTAAAGCACATAACTTGAGAATTATTAAAATTATGCACAAAAACATTATGGGATGCAGTGTTGTAAATACGCACTTTAATAAAATGGTAAGAGAAATACAAAACGAAAAAGCAGACGGAATTTTAGTATGCAATATGGCAGCAATTTCACAAAATATAGAAGATGCCTATCAGAAAATAGGAAAAGTTATTCAGGCAGGAGGGCAGATAATAACAGTTGACGAAGGAAAATTAAATTTACAGCTCAAGATAGGAGAAAAGGCATGA
- a CDS encoding helix-turn-helix domain-containing protein, whose product MKYEGWNVGSIIRQLRRDKNMTIDELSEAVGKSVSHITQVEEGTRRISIDLLYALVTELDTDANTILAIQNKQGNISVDEELRKLSPEMRTYFSQQFVQMIKEIPN is encoded by the coding sequence GTGAAATATGAAGGTTGGAACGTCGGCTCTATTATCCGACAGTTAAGAAGAGATAAGAATATGACAATAGATGAGCTTAGCGAAGCTGTTGGAAAAAGTGTTTCTCACATTACGCAAGTGGAAGAGGGAACCAGAAGAATTAGCATAGATTTGTTATATGCATTGGTAACGGAATTAGATACGGATGCAAATACAATTCTTGCTATACAAAATAAACAGGGAAACATATCTGTTGATGAAGAATTAAGAAAACTCTCACCGGAAATGAGGACTTATTTCAGTCAGCAGTTTGTACAAATGATAAAGGAAATACCAAATTAA
- a CDS encoding helix-turn-helix domain-containing protein has product MNYNVKESGKRIKELRKAKGYTQESFAEELNISHRTYSGIELGNHSTTIETFVEMASILDTTLDYLIIGRKSSELLTDVPEEKKELAMKILKGILENI; this is encoded by the coding sequence ATGAACTATAACGTAAAAGAAAGCGGAAAAAGAATCAAAGAATTAAGAAAGGCAAAAGGTTATACACAGGAGAGCTTTGCCGAAGAGCTAAATATATCCCATAGAACCTACAGTGGAATAGAATTGGGAAATCATAGCACAACCATAGAGACCTTTGTAGAAATGGCATCTATTTTGGATACAACATTAGATTATCTAATAATAGGAAGGAAGAGTAGTGAATTATTAACTGACGTTCCAGAAGAAAAGAAAGAATTAGCAATGAAAATATTAAAAGGAATTCTGGAAAATATATAA